From a single Sorghum bicolor cultivar BTx623 chromosome 5, Sorghum_bicolor_NCBIv3, whole genome shotgun sequence genomic region:
- the LOC8075807 gene encoding probable WRKY transcription factor 75 — MENYHMLFGAASTHASSAATPSSYNFMATAAGTSGGGGGGFHDHDRGQRSSGHGGGGSSSSFFAELSSNNDDSKEYGGASSPPGPAAGSGRGESSVGPAAAAGEVDRPPKRKGEKKERRPRYAFQTRSQVDILDDGYRWRKYGQKAVKNNNFPRSYYRCTHQGCNVKKQVQRLSRDEGVVVTTYEGTHTHPIEKSNDNFEHILTQMQIYSGMGSTFSSSSHNMFH, encoded by the exons ATGGAGAATTATCACATGCTCTTTGGGGCGGCGTCCACGCACGCCTCATCTGCTGCCACCCCCAGCTCGTACAACTTCATGGCCACTGCTGCTGgaaccagcggcggcggcggcggcggcttccaCGACCACGATCGAGGCCAGCGCAGCAGcgggcacggcggcggcggatcgTCGTCGTCCTTCTTCGCGGAGCTGTCGTCCAACAACGACGACTCCAAGGAATATGGTGGTGCATCTAGCCCTCCAGGTCCAGCTGCCGGTAGTGGCCGTGGGGAGTCGTCCGTGGGGCCTGCGGCGGCCGCCGGCGAGGTGGACAGGCCGCCCAAgaggaagggggagaagaaggagCGCCGGCCACGGTACGCCTTCCAGACGCGCAGCCAGGTCGACATCCTCGACGACGGCTACCGGTGGAGGAAGTACGGACAGAAGGCAGTCAAGAACAACAACTTCCCAAG AAGCTACTACAGATGCACTCACCAAGGGTGCAACGTGAAGAAGCAGGTGCAGCGGCTGTCAAGGGATGAGGGCGTGGTGGTGACCACATACGAGGGCACCCATACACACCCCATTGAGAAGTCTAATGACAACTTCGAGCACATACTCACCCAGATGCAGATCTACTCCGGCATGGGATCAACCTTTAGCAGTAGTAGCCACAACATGTTTCACTGA